The sequence TTACCGAGCTTCTCTACTGTTCCTATGTCGGAGGCGGGCACTATGAAATGTATCGCGCAGTCAGCGTTTCAAACCCAGACTGCCTTTGGATGGTGGGCAAAACACTCTCCGTAGATTTTCCGACGACACCTAATGCCATCCAACCTGGCGACAATGGGTTGTCGAGCGGTTTTGTACAACATTTCGCAATTGACACCACAGCGGATACGACCAGTGCTGCGGGTCATAGGCCCATTCCATCAGATATTGCGATGAGGTCATACCCGAATCCGTTTAATCCGACAACAACGCTAACGTTCACTCTTCCGCGCAGCACAGATGTTGAAATTAGAGTTCGGAACGTACTTGGACAAGAAATCGAGAGGATTGATCTTGGCCATTTAAGCGCAGGGCAGCACCGACAGCGGGTAGGAACAACGGCATGGGCAACAGGACTGTATTTCGCAACACTTTCAGCAGGTTCTGGTTACAAAACTACAAAACTGTTATTGCTTCGGTAGCCAATCTTCATTGGGAGAAAATCATGAAACAAGTCTTTGTATTTCGCTGGGCGGCGTTGGTAGTGTCGTTCGGTATTATCAGGGCAATCGCTGGCTGGGAACAGGTTGTTCCGGCGATTCAGTACATTAGGTCGGATGGGCCAGGTTCGCTTCACCATTTTTCAGATAGCATTGCAATCTGTTATGTTGGCGACTCCCTTGAATGGCCCGCGCAGGAGCTTGCCGACCGGTTGTCTCGAACGGCGGTTATTGGAGTGCCGAAGCGGATAAATTCCATCATGGACCTCACACACGTTCGCATTGAATTGCCCGGAATGGACCAAATACTCCTAACATGTGTCCCATCAATGGTTGATTCAGTTAACTGGGTTGCCGATGCCTATTATGGGGTGCAGACTCATCGGCTTTTAGAACAGGATGAAGCGTATGGCGTTTGGGTAAGAGAGCCGGAATTGGCAGCGCCGGAGGAACGATTTGAGAAATTCGTATCCTTCATCATTGCGAACCGCACAAGAGGCATTCTATTTGGCATCGAGTCGTTCGATCAAGCGTTGCCGCCACCGCCTATTCCTGAATTTACAAAGCACGCGCAGTCCGCAAGCATCATGGATTTCCCTACCTTTCCTCGCCGGATCATTGGCGAACCCTTTGACCTGAACTCGACTTCGCCTTGGCCGACGTCAACGGCCCACGCCGATGCAATTCTTGAGGGCGCGCGCGACCTGCTGTTGCAGAACAAAGGAAACGGATTTGTCCAATTCGGCAAGAGTCCAGGTGCAAGCACTATCTTTCAGCGTTTAGCAATTGGCGATACGTTCTCGGAGCACCCGGACACATGGGAAGATCTGGGTATGGACTGGTATCAAGGCACGGGCTCATGGGGTGGTTCTACTGAAGCACAGAAGAAGCGTGCTAATGCCTCCGCATATATATACAAAGAGGTACATTTTAGGGGAATCAATGCTGCGGGAACGAATATTGGGATCTTCCCCGATTCAACAGAATATCCGCAGACAAATTTCGGTTTTGAGTCATTCACACAATTTGAGAGGTGGAACCCAGCTGGTCTCTGGACAATTAATGACGAAGGCGGGAATTTCTTTGCCCGTAGCCCCAACATGGGCAATAACGCCACGTCGAGTATTTCTCGTTACATGCAGCTGCAGGACACAGTCGGGCTGCCGATGCGCCAACTTGTGTTAGAGTTCCGCGTGCGATTGAACAGTGGCGATTCAGCCGAAGTGTGGATAGAATCCCAAATGCCCGCCGACAGCAACGGACTGCCCAACGACACCGTGGGACTCGAGGATTTCCGAATCTTCGACGTAAAACACCACTCGAAACCTCTGCGATTCAAACGCAAGGTTACTTCAAATGCATGGGAAACGCTAAGTGTCGTCTTCTACAGCTATGGCTTGAAATATGACTACATGACATTCTTGTTCAAGAATATCGGCGCTGAGAATGCGCGCGTCGACTTTGACGGGATGCGGCTCTACGAATCTGATAACTACTTTCTTCTACGTGTTGGACGCAGGAAATGGGAGGCTGGACCCCAACTTTGCAAAAATAGTACTGGATCGCCTGGATTCTAACGGATGGACGCAACTCTGCGATCTAAATGAGAATGGACTTCGCCTTGAGGAATTGCAGGTTGCCAATTGTGATGCCAGGGCAGTATGGTATCATCCTCGCCTCCGTTTGTGGTCATCGATGATTGATAACGAGTGTGGCCTGACACTTGAAGACCTTGATAGTTCCTCTAACTTCAGAGGTAGATTCTATTATCATGCGGCATGTCCATTGGCATTGCCGGCATTCTTTGAGACGCTTAATCCACTTCAAGTCTTCTATCTTAGTAGCGGGCAGACCGATACCTGTGACAGGGTAAGGATAGGGTACCGCGATGTAATCCACGATGCGGGTGAATATGCAGGGAGTATCGCGAACAACATGAGAGCCGTTAACGATCTGTGGAATTCAGTAGGGCCAGGTACTCCGTTCCAAGGGTCGTTCAATCGATACAACGAGTGTCGATTCCTTGGGTGGTCTCTTATGGACTCGCTCTTGTGCAGCCCAAACGACTGGAACATAGGGGACATGTACGCAGACTTCAACGCTCACGTCAATGACCGGATAAACGATAGGCTGAACTCAACTATTCCTCTTTTGCTCTTCGCGGATATGTTCAACCCCTACCACAACGGGCAGTTAATTTCTCGTGTAAATAATCCGTTTGCTCCCTTGGGCGGTTACGACATGTCTGCGACAAACTTCTCCGAGTTTTCGAAAGAGCAGCCTCTTGTGTTCGTAGATTGGTGGTCAAAAGAAGTGCAGACTGACAATCAGGCGACTGGCATTGTGGACGCCTTTGCCGACGTACTGGGAAATAGCAATAACTGGGAGGCGATGTTTACCTTCTTGCCTGAAGCGCGCGTGGATGACGAAGAATTTCAGGACCGCTTCCCACTCTATCGAGGCATCGCCCATGCTTGTTCCCTCCTTCGCGAGGACACCATTAGGTTTACTGGCGGCGGCCTGCTATATGACGTAGGTACAATGTCCCCGGACTGGGCCGAATTTCGAGCTCGCGAGGAGTTCCTTCAACTCTGGTGGAAGAACGACCCGATTTCTACACCAACGGTAGCATTTGATCGCTATGTTCTTGCTAACGATTCCGTGGCCAATGCAACGTTCCGTTCATATCCGGTCCCTTACCCTGAGGATCACACGGTTGAGGTTGATAGTGTGGTGCTACAGTACCGCTTCGACGGAACGACATCATGGCAGACTTCAAAGAAAGGTTCTCAATCAGACAGCACGTACGATTTCAGTTTGAGTCTGCCGGATACTGGCGGCTACGTGGAGTATCGCGTGTGGTCGTTTGATGATTTGGGACGCTATGGTTCTTATCCGCCATACGGTACCAAATGGACAGATGCAGAAGCCGGTGAACGCAACTGCTTCACCTTCGAGCGTCGCAAGGACGATGCAATCGTCAAGCCGGACACATTCTGGCTGCCGGGGGTGATTACGAAGGAACACCAGGTTGCTCCGAATGGTAAGCTGGTGTTTCAACCGCTGCCGGGGTACAAGCATGCGACGCTTTACGTCGGCGACGATGCCAAAGTCACGACAACGTGGACGGGCTCCGGGAATCAAGCGCCGCAGATTGTTTTCAACGGCACCGACACAAGTTACATTCATGTGAAGCCGTTGTGCGACACCTGTAAGTGGAAGGGTATCTTTGACAGCGTCGGTGTGGTCGTGAAGAACTACGTGACTTTCCACGAGGGCACGGGCGAAGCGCTGGTGCTCAAGAACGCTACAGGAGACTCCAAAGCGCAGTTCAACGAGGCCGCATTTGAAGACTCGGTTCTCGTAAAAGGCCCCACGGAAATTACCGGCACGGCGACGTTCAACAAGCTGATTGTCGAAAATGGCGCGACATTGACGATACTGCCGGGCAGCGCACTGTCGTTCTTGGAAAGCGGCCAACTGATTGTCAAGAAGGGCGGCAAGCTGAAGGCCTTCGGCAATGATTCAACGGGAATCGTGTTCAAAGCGGTGGTGGATAGTCTTCCGTGGGAAGGCATTCACTGTGAAGCCGACAGCCAGATGGCAGCCTGTTCACTGAAGTATGTGAGCATTTCGGGCGCGGTCGCAGGTCTGCTTCTGGACCGGTCGCGTGGATACGCGGAGCATTGCGTCTTTCACGACAACCTCTACGGTGCGCTGGTCAACAACGGCGCGTGGTTTGAAGCGGTGGGCTGTTCTGTAACGACCAATGAGGTCGGCATCGCGGCGACGAACCTCTCGACAGTTGAACTGCTTAACGTCGTCGCAAACTACAATACAGGCCCCGGCCTCAAAGGCCTATCCCGAGCAAGTTTCTATTTGGAAGATTGCTTCGTGAATGATAACGGCGGCGACGGCGTGGCAGGTGGAATCGGACTTTACACAGGCTCCAACCTGTTCATGGAATGCACCGAAGTGGCGTCCAATATCGGCTCGGGCATCACGGCCTATGGTGGTACGATAATGTTGACCTCGGTCAAGACAGTCGGCGACACTCTGTGGCAGTGGCAGGGAAACAGGATCGAGCACAATGCGACAATTCCCTATGAAGGCCAGATTACGTTACGAGACCGCACTGCCCTAGCACTTTGGAACGGCAACAATTGCATTTGGGATACGACAGGTGACGGAAGACTGGTACACTGGGAAGATCAGGTTGGATCTGACCGTTGGGCGGACGTGTATTGGGGTAGTACGGACACTGCTGCAATCAAGAGCAAGTTGCCATCCAATGTCACTTTGGTCCGGATTGACTCCTCTCGCACATTGTGCCCAACATTCACAGCGGACAACTCGGTTCACGATTCGCTTGTCCAAATATTCCTGCTTCCGCACAACGCCGAGCTTTCTGGTCAATACACCCGTGCTGATTCGGGTTACAAGGCCATGATTCGCAATTCGCAGAGTTCAGATTACGCTCTGTCCGCCGTGGATCGACTCCTGTCGGTAAATCTTGCACAGAACAAAGCATTCGGGCCGGTGAGGGATACACTGGCCACGCTGTACAATAACGTGTCCAGCTTATCATTGAAGCGGTGGATCAAAGAAGGCCAGGCTTGGTGCTGGGCCGAACTGGACGATTCCACCAATGCAGCGAAGATTCTGGATTCGCTGGCTCAAAACACACCGACGCGCTTTGATCGTGTCGCGGCGCGTGCCCAGAAACAGATGCTGAGTGTACGTCTGCTGCGTGTGCAGTCAGCCGAGTATAAGGCCTCGGACTGCATTGCCTACTTGGATTCTGCCCAGAAGGCGCTTGAAGTAATGAAGGGTGGACGCAGACCAGCATTACCGATAGCGTGGTGATGTATGCACCCGCAACAGTGGAAGGTGAAATCACCGTCGCACAGCCCAATGGCCGCCTCACCATCTTGCCGCATCCCGGCGCAGAGGACCCAACGATTCGCTTCCGGGGTGCAGGTTCGATACTTGTGCAGGGTTGGGATCTGAACTATCCTCCAGCTAAGATGTACATCCAAGGTGAACCTGAGAATCGAGTAAGGCTGGAGTGGGACTCGACGACGGTCTGGGTGAATATTGAGTCTCGACGCGCCAACATTTACATGAACAATGCTGACTTAATCGGCAAAGGTTGGGTAAATTGGAACGTCGAAATCATATCCGGTGGACGAAGTCCTGTGTTCTACGCGGATTCCTGCACCTTTGTGGGTTTCGAGGATGGTCTGTGGATCCACGGGCTGATTGATTCCTGCACGGTCTCGAACTGCAGGTTCGAATCCATGGGCGGGAATGCTGACAATTACTCCGGCCAGGGATCGGGGATGACGGTCGTCTATAGCGACGGCGTTACCATTGAGAATTGCCAATTCGAAGACAATGATACAACGCTTGGGCACCCTTAGACCCGGCGGATAGCGGTTTCTTTGCCAAGCTCTATCCCTCTAACCCTGCAAAATGGACGGTTGATTCGTCACTGGCACAGTTCATCGAATGCGGCGGCGGAAGTGGCAGTTCGACAGGCCCGCAAGATTTGATTGTTATCGCTGAAGATGGCATTGACGGCACATTCTCGACGGAAGCATCAACAAAAAGTGAATCGGTACTGCCTCTTGACAAGAGTGCCAGCCTGACCAAGCGCACTACTTCAAAAGCTTCCACACTGGCGCAGCATCACTCCGAACTCATCCAATGGCGAGAGTTTCGCGATCTGGCCCGAGCCTCTGGGTCAGAGTCAGCTGCAATCGAGATGGGCAAACGGTTCATCGAAGAGAATGCCTCATCGCCGTTGATTCCAGCGACGGTCGTCCAGCTTGTTGGCTTGGCAAAGCAAGACAAGGGCAAGCATGCCGTGTCAGCGTTCTTAGCGCAGCGCGCAATTGAAACTAAAGACAAAAGCCTTCAAGCCTTGATGCAAAGGAAATCCTGTGTTGCCCTGGCATACGAAGGAAATGTCACGGCAGCATTGCGCGGGCTGGAGGACCTGATTGAGAGTTCGCCAACAACACGTGACTCGCTCTGTGCTTTGGCCGACGCGACCGGACTCTATCGGGCAAGCAGAAGCACGCATGACCTAAGCCAGAAGTATTCGTTTGTGCGGACAGAATCGATCCGCGAGTTCAAGAACAGGATGCGCGAGTTAGCCC is a genomic window of bacterium containing:
- a CDS encoding right-handed parallel beta-helix repeat-containing protein, with translation MSATNFSEFSKEQPLVFVDWWSKEVQTDNQATGIVDAFADVLGNSNNWEAMFTFLPEARVDDEEFQDRFPLYRGIAHACSLLREDTIRFTGGGLLYDVGTMSPDWAEFRAREEFLQLWWKNDPISTPTVAFDRYVLANDSVANATFRSYPVPYPEDHTVEVDSVVLQYRFDGTTSWQTSKKGSQSDSTYDFSLSLPDTGGYVEYRVWSFDDLGRYGSYPPYGTKWTDAEAGERNCFTFERRKDDAIVKPDTFWLPGVITKEHQVAPNGKLVFQPLPGYKHATLYVGDDAKVTTTWTGSGNQAPQIVFNGTDTSYIHVKPLCDTCKWKGIFDSVGVVVKNYVTFHEGTGEALVLKNATGDSKAQFNEAAFEDSVLVKGPTEITGTATFNKLIVENGATLTILPGSALSFLESGQLIVKKGGKLKAFGNDSTGIVFKAVVDSLPWEGIHCEADSQMAACSLKYVSISGAVAGLLLDRSRGYAEHCVFHDNLYGALVNNGAWFEAVGCSVTTNEVGIAATNLSTVELLNVVANYNTGPGLKGLSRASFYLEDCFVNDNGGDGVAGGIGLYTGSNLFMECTEVASNIGSGITAYGGTIMLTSVKTVGDTLWQWQGNRIEHNATIPYEGQITLRDRTALALWNGNNCIWDTTGDGRLVHWEDQVGSDRWADVYWGSTDTAAIKSKLPSNVTLVRIDSSRTLCPTFTADNSVHDSLVQIFLLPHNAELSGQYTRADSGYKAMIRNSQSSDYALSAVDRLLSVNLAQNKAFGPVRDTLATLYNNVSSLSLKRWIKEGQAWCWAELDDSTNAAKILDSLAQNTPTRFDRVAARAQKQMLSVRLLRVQSAEYKASDCIAYLDSAQKALEVMKGGRRPALPIAW